CGACGCCGACCGCAGCTACTACCCCAACAACGTCGTGGTGTTCGCCAGCATGGTGGCGGTCGCGTAGGGCGTGGTCCGAATGCGGCGTCGTCCGCCCGCAGGGCGGGGCCGGCGGCGCCCGGCCCGGGGCGCCGTGGAGACGTCACCACGGTCGTGGGCACCGTGTGCGTTGCCGGGGGACCGCGTCCAACGGTCCCGGGGACGCGGCGGTGCCCACGACCGCGCCGGGTGCGAGCGCCTGTGGAAGGACTCGCGCCGGGTGCGCGGACCCGACCCGGTTCGGCCGTGGTCGTACCTCCGTGGCGACGTGGTGCTCTCACGTCGGATACCCCCTCGGGACAGGGCGGCCCCGTGTGCCGGACGCACGGGACGCAGCCGCTCGCAGTCCCTGTCGTGTGCCCGGCAGACGGGTGGTCATGCACCGCCGCGACGGTGCCCCGTCAGGCGGGGAGCGCCACGACCATCAGGGGCGGGCTCGTCGGAGAGGCCGAACCGCCGGACGGTTCGACGGTGATGCCCATGCCGGAAGCGTCGCGTACGGGCCCGTGCACGAGGACGGTGTGGGTGCCGGTGCCACCGCCGAGCAGGCCCGCGTCGCGCATGATGCCGGCGTCGTCGAACCAGAGTTGGTAGACCTTGCCTTCCGGCAGAGCCGGGAGATCCGAGGCGAGCATCACCGCCTGGTCGCGTTCCCGGGACACGACGACGGTCGCCCTCGCGCCGTTCTCCGTCCGGCCGCTGGAGTAGGTCGCGTCCGAGGCAGTCAGGACCCCGGAGACCCGGGCGGCCTCGGCCTCGGCGCGTTCCGCGCGGGCCCGGGCGCTCCCGGCTTCCTGGTGCTGCCAGAGCGCGGCACCGCCGGCGATGCCGACGGCGACGGCGGCCGCGAGAGCGAAACGGGGTAGTCGGCGCAGCCGGTGCGTCCGGTACCGCAGTACCGCCGGCGGCTCCTGCCGTACGTGCCGGATCTGCTCCACGACCCGCGCCCTCACCTGGGGCGCGGGCCGGACGGTCGCGGCCAGGCCGAGACGGACGGCCGTCGCCCGCAACTCCCGGACCTCCTGGGCGCAGGGGCCGCAGTCCATGAGGTGCCGTTCGAAGCTCGCGCGTTCGTTCTCGGGCAGTGCGTGCAGAGCATAGGCGCCGGTCGCCGTGTGCAGGCCCGCGCCGCCGGCGCGACGGATCATGCCTCCACCCCCATGCAGTCGCGGAGCCGGATGAGGCCGTCGCGCAGGCGCGTCTTGACGGTGCCGAGGGGGAGGGCGAGGAGTTCCGCGACTTCGCGGTAGGTCAGCCCCCGGTAGTAGGCGAGGGTGACGGCCTCCCGCTGGAGCTGTGTGAGGAACCGCAGACAGCGCCGCACCTGCTGGTGCTCCAGGCGTGCCTCGACCTGCTCGGCGACGTGGTCGAAGGCCGGTGTGCAGTCGAGCAGGGCCGCCTTGTGGTCGCGGTCGACACTCGCCTGTTCCGAGCGGACCCGGTCCACGGCACGACGGTGCGCGAGCGTCAGCACCCAGTTCGTACCGCTGCCTTTGTCGGCCCGGAACCCGGCAGCCGTACGCCAGATCTGGATCATGACCTCCTGCATCACCTCCTCCGACTGCGCCGGATCGCGCAGGACGCTGCGGATGGTGCCGAAGACCGCGCCGCTCACCAGGTCGTAGAGCTCACCGAAGGCATCCTGGTCGCCACGAGCGACCTGGACGAGGAGAGCGTCGGCGGAGGGACCGTGCGCGGCGGCGGGAGTGCCCGGGCGGGCAGCTCGTGGGACAGGCATGAAGCTCCTCAACGATGTCGGGGCGAAGCAGCCCTCTTCAGCTATTCGCTGCTGGGAGCCGTGCGGATTGCCGCGAGAGGGATCCGTGTCCGAGCCGCCCGTGCACCGCTCTCCCGATCCGCGGTTTTCGACCCCGGACGCGGCCCGGCGGCGTCCGCCGGTGCGGTCGCCGCCCGTTGTCCCCGCCCCTCCCCACGGTGGGCCGACCTCGGGTGCCCGCCGCGGCGCGGAGAGACGTCGAGTCCCCCGGGCCCTCGGCGCGGCGGACGACTTCGCGGTGCGTCAACGGAGACCCGCTCGTTCCCTCGTTCGCCGGAACGACCAATCCGTGCTCGGCCCGGGTGCCGAATTCCCACCGTGACGATCGAGAGCGCATCAGCCACCCGCCGCGTCCCGGCCTGCGCCAGTGGCCTGCTGGCCGGATTCGCAGCGCTCGCCGTGGCGGAACTCGCAGCGGCCGCGGTCAGGCCGGAGGCGGGCCCGGTGACCGCGGTCGGCGGTTCGGTGGTCGACGCCACCCCGGCCGAGGTGAAGGACTGGGCGATCCGTCAGTTCGGGACCCACGACAAGCTGGTCCTGCAACTCGGCATCGTCGTGGTGCTGTCGGCCTTCGCCGTGGCGCTGGGCCTGCTCGCACTGCGGCACCGCCGGGCGGCCGTCACCGGGGTGCTGCTGGTCGGTGCCACCGGTGCGGTGGCCGCGCTCGGCCGACCTGACTCCGTGTCCTGGACGGACGGGCTGCCCTCCGCCGTCGGGGCCGTGGCCGGCGCCGCGCTTCTCCGTCTGCTGACCGTCCGGCTGACGGTGAGCCGGGGCGGCGTGCCGAACAGCCCCACCGGCGGGGCGGACCGGGACCGACGCGGATTTCTGATGACCGCCTCCGCCGCGGCCGCCGCCTCGGCAGGGGCGGGTGTGCTGGGACGCGGTCTCGGCTCCGCCCGCGGCGGTGACGCCCTCGCGTCGCGGGCCGCGGTCAGGCTGCCTGCGGCGGGTTCACCGGCCGCGTCCGTACCCGCCGGTGCCGCTCTGCGGATCCCTGGCCTGAAGCCGTTCACCACCCCGAACGAGGACTTCTACCGGGTCGACACCGCCCTGGTGGTGCCGAGGGTGGACGCCACCACCTGGCGGCTGCGCATCCACGGCAGGGGCGTACGTCGCCCGCTCGGCGTCTCCTTCCAGGATCTGCTGCGGCGTGAACTGATCGAGCGGGACATCACCTTGACCTGCGTCTCCAACGAGGTCGGCGGCCCCTACGTCGGAAACGCCCGCTGGACCGGCGTACGCCTGGCCGAACTCCTCCGGGAGGCAGGCGTGGAGCCCCCTTCCCGCGGCGGCCCCGCCGACCAGCTCGTCTCCCGTTCCGTCGACGGCATGACGCTGGGTACCCCCGTCGAGGAGGTGATGGACGGCCGTGACGCGATCCTCGCGGTCGGCATGAACGGGCGGCCCCTCCCGTTCGACCACGGTTTCCCGGTCCGCATGGTCGTGCCCGGCCTGTACGGCTACGTGTCCGCGTGCAAGTGGATCGAGGACATCGAACTCACCACCTTCGCCGACCACGACCCCTACTGGGTGAAGCGCGAATGGGCCCCCAGGGCACCGGTCAAGACCCAGTCCCGTATCGACACCCCCAGGCCCTTCGCCCGGCCGAGAGCCGGGACCGTCATGGTCGCCGGGGTCGCCTGGGCCCAGCACCGGGGCATCGACCGGGTGGAGATCCGCGTCGACGACGGCCCCTGGAAGCCCGCCGACCTCGCCACCGAACACACCACCGACACCTGGCGCCAGTGGTCCTTCCCCTGGAAGGCCACTCCCGGAAGTCACACCCTGAGCGTCCGCGCGACCGACCGCAGTGGACGGACACAGCCGGAGAGACGGACCCGGACGGTACCCGACGGCGCCGACGGACGGCACTCCGTGCTCGTCACCGTCGTATAGCCCCGCCTGCCTCCTCCGGCGAACCCACACGCCACTCGGCGATCACGCCGGGTAACCACGAGCACACCCAAGGAGAAACACGATGTACGCCCTGCGTTTCCGCCGCACCGCCATGGCCGTCACCGCGGCCGCCGTTCTGCCGCTCACGCTGAGCGCCTGCGGCGGCGACAGCGGCCCCGACACGGCCGCGGACAAGTCCGCCTCCTCGGCCCCGGCCGAGGAGCAGCCGACGCCGGCAGGGGCCGAGGCGGCACCCGCAGGCGGCCCCTTCGGCCCGGCCTGCGCCTCGGTGCCGAGGGAAGGTGCCGGTTCCTTCGACGGTATGGCGCAGGACCCCGTCGCCACGGCCGCCTCCAACAACCCCGCGCTGTCCACCCTGGTCGCCGCGGTGAAGAAGGCCGGTCTGGTCGACACCCTCAACAACGCCGAGAACATCACCGTCTTCGCCCCCACCGACGACGCCTTCGCCAAGATCCCCAAGGCCGACCTCGACAAGGTCCTCGCCGACAAGCAGATGCTCACCGACGTCCTCACCTACCACGTCGTCGGCCGGAAGCTCACCGCGCAGCAGCTTGGGAGCGGCACCTACGAGACCCTGCAGAAGTCCACGCTCACCACCAGCGGATCCGGTGAGAACTACACGATCAACGACAACTCCAAGGTGGTCTGCGGCAACGTTCCCACGGCCAACGCCACCGTCCACATCGTGGACACCGTGCTCATGCCCGACTCCTGACCCGACGTCCCGTCGGCGCGGGCGCCGGCCGGTGCGCCGGCTCCCGCGTCCGTCGTGCCGACCGCACTCCGCCGGGCCCGAGGGCAGGGCCGCCGCCGGGACTCGCTCCCGCGGCGGCCCGCCGCCGTCGACGGAGACGGCCTGCGAGCGCGGGAACGAACGGGAGCGAAGCGGGACGGGAGCGAGCGGGAACGAGCGGGAACGAAGTGGGGCGTACGGCCAACGCCCCACCGCGCGCGAGCTCGTTGCGGAACCGCCGGGCCGTGGCCGTGCGTTCGATCGCAGGCCCGGCGCAAAGCCGCCGGCGGAGGGAGAGGACGCACCCGTCGACCTCCGGGCCACGGCACCCGAACGCATGGCCCGGGTGACCGGTGTGCGCCTGTGGCCGAGGTGTTCGTCAAGGCCGGTACACGAGCTCGATCGCCGCGGCCGCGATGACGGCCCAGACTCCGATGCCGAGCACCCACATGGCGTCGAGGAGGGCGCCGGCGGTGATCAGCACCGCTGCCGCTCCCGCAAGGGCGAGAGTGGCCCGGCGTATCCCCTGGTCCGGGAGCCAGTCAGGCATCACACGAGCAGTATGCGGCCCGTTCCGTGACTCCCCATGGCCCGTCCCGATTGCTGACACTTCCTTGACGCCGACCGGCTCCCTACCCGCTCGTCAACTCGGGGAGCCGGGCGACCGCCTCCGCCGAAGGGCTCCGTTGCGGGCGTTTTCGTGGCGTAAGAAGCTGGAAGGACGGTGCACGTCGCACGTCCGGTGGCGGGTGTCGCACCGAGCGGCGAGCCGAAGCCTGCTGCGGGAGGCTGCCGGCCGCTGCGGGTCCGGGGGAGGACGAAGTCCGGCATGTGGCGGAGGTGACATCGGTGGCGATCCCGCTGGTGGTGGGCGTCGACGGGTCCGAGGCGAGCCTGGAGGCGGTGGACTGGGCCGCCGATGAGGCAGTCCGGCACGACGTACCGCTCCTCCTCGTGCACGCTGCCGCGCCGGATCACGGGGCGGCCGATCCGATCGGCGTCGCCGCGGACCGGGCCAGGAAACACGCACCCTCGGCCCGGCTGTCGGGCGAGGTGGTGCACGAGGACCCCGCAACGGCCCTGCTGGGCAAGGGGCGCAACGCCTTCGCCCTGGTCGTCGGACGCAGAGGGCTCGGAGACCTCGCGGGGCTTCTCCTCGGGTCGGTCAGCCTTGCCGTGGCGGCGCGCGCCGATTGCCCGGTCGTCGTCGTGCGCGGCCGGCCGGAGCACCGCGGCGTCCGGTTCCGCAGCGTCGTCGTCGGCGTCGAGGACGGCGAGGGAAGCGGCACCGCGGTGGAGTTCGCGATGCGCGAAGCCCATGTGCGGCGCTGCCGGCTGGTCGCGGTGCACGCCTGGAGCGTTCCGTTCGGGGGCCTCGCAGATCCGCCGCCCCCGGCCGGGTACGGGGTCCGGACCCCGCGCCGCCCGCCCGCGCAGGTGCTCGACGACGCGCTGAACGGTCCCGTGGAGCGGTACGCGAACGCCTCGGTGAGCCGTCGGGTGGTCGAAGGCCCGGCGCGTCAGGCGCTCCTGGAGGCCGCGTCCGAGGCCGACCTGCTCGTGGTCGGTGCCCGCAGGCGACGTGGGCACCTCGGGCTCCAGCTGGGCCTGATCAACCATGCGCTGCTGCATCACGCGCCGTGCCCGATCGCCGTCGTCCCGCAGGTGTGACGGCTCACAGCGCGAGACGGCTCGTCGTGGCGGCCAGGGCCGTCCCGGGCCACCGGGCGCCGTGACCGCCCTCGCGCGCGGACGCCTCGCCCCAACCGTCCGGCCCCCGACCGGACGTGGGAGACGCGACCGGGCTCCGCTCCACGTCGACTCACTGGCCTGCGCCGGTTCCTCCGGCGTCGTCGGTCCGGTACGTGAGGTGCGTGGAGACCGAGACGACCCCGTCCACACTCCTGCACAGACGTTCGATGATGGGGACCAGGCTGCGGAACTCGACGGATCCGTCCAGGGCGACCTGGCCCTCTCTCACGTCGACCGACACCTCCGAGGGAGCGAGCCCCAAGGTCTGCTGCAGCACCTCCCGGGTGATCTCCTCACGGATGGCGTCGTCGCGACGTAGGAAGATCCGCAGCAGATCACCGCGGCTGACGATGCCCCGCAGCTTGTCCGTCTCGTCCACCACGGGCAGCCGCTTGATGCCGTGGACCTCCATGAGACGGGCCGCCTCGACGACGTTCCACTCCGGGCGCGCGCACACCGCGGGAGCCGACATCAGCTCCTCGGCCCTGACTCCCTCGGCCTTGGCCCTCTCCCACGCCTCCGGTTGCGGAACCGCCGTCCTGCCGGACGGGTCGGCCTGGTCCGCGGACTTGCGCAGCAGGTCCCCCTCGGACACCACACCCATCGGGCGGTCCTGCTCGTCCACCACCGGTACGGCGGTGACGTCGTTCTCGGCCAGCAGCTTGACGATCTCCTTGAACGGCAGATCACGCCGCGCCCGGACGACCTGCCGGGTCATGAGCTCCGCGACCGTTCGGTGGTGCATGACGCCCGTCCCTTCGAGGCCCGTGCCGGCGCACGCGGTCATGTCGAGCCGTCGGAACCGGCACTCCGACGGGGTGCGGCTCAGGCTCGCGCCGGCGTCGTCCCGAAGGGGACTGGTCGGCCCCGGATCAGGGCTCTCCGGCCCGTGCGGCGGCACGACGCGCGTGGCACGTTGGGTTACAGCAACATTCTGAGGAAAGGGCGGCGGTCATGCGAGCGCACCTCGGCGATCAACTCGTCATCGAGAGCCCGGCAGCCGGCGGTAACAGGCGCGACGGCGAGATCGTCGGACTCCACCATGCGGATGGCACACCCCCCTACGACGTGCGCTGGTCGGACACGGACGAGGTCACGCTGGTGTTTCCCGGCCCCGACGCCCACGTCCGCCATCTGGAGCACCCGTCCGGGGCGACGCCCGCGCCTTCGGGGCCGGACGCGGGGCGGGCGGGCGCCACGCCCGCCCGCCCCGGGCCGGACCGGGCACCCAGCCCCGGCGACGTCGGCCGGCGGGTGGCCGCCGAGCGCGAGCGGCAGGGGCTCACCCGGGCCACCGTGGCGGGCCGCGCCGCAATGGCTCCGCAGTACCTCGCGTACCTGGAAGAACGCCCGGCCGACCCCGGTCTGGGCACCCTGACCCGACTGGCCGGCGCGCTGGGAACGAGCGTGGAAGCCTTGCGCGGGGGCGGCATCGACCAGCCGCCCGGGCAGGGCCAGGCCCTCCTCCACCCCGAGCTCAGGGAGCTCGGCGCGGACGAGTGCCGCTCCCTGCTGTCCACCCATGGGGTGGGCCGCGTCGCCCTGACGACCCTCGACGGCCCGGCGGTCGTTCCGGTGAACTACGAAGTCGTCGACGACGAGATCGCCTTCCGCACCGCACCCGGCTCGGTGCCCGCGGCGGCCGTGGGGTCCGAGGTCGCCTTCGAAGTCGATCATCTGGACGAGACCGCCGGTCAGGGCTGGAGTGTTCTCGCCGTCGGC
The genomic region above belongs to Streptomyces marianii and contains:
- a CDS encoding anti-sigma factor, whose translation is MIRRAGGAGLHTATGAYALHALPENERASFERHLMDCGPCAQEVRELRATAVRLGLAATVRPAPQVRARVVEQIRHVRQEPPAVLRYRTHRLRRLPRFALAAAVAVGIAGGAALWQHQEAGSARARAERAEAEAARVSGVLTASDATYSSGRTENGARATVVVSRERDQAVMLASDLPALPEGKVYQLWFDDAGIMRDAGLLGGGTGTHTVLVHGPVRDASGMGITVEPSGGSASPTSPPLMVVALPA
- a CDS encoding sigma-70 family RNA polymerase sigma factor — protein: MPVPRAARPGTPAAAHGPSADALLVQVARGDQDAFGELYDLVSGAVFGTIRSVLRDPAQSEEVMQEVMIQIWRTAAGFRADKGSGTNWVLTLAHRRAVDRVRSEQASVDRDHKAALLDCTPAFDHVAEQVEARLEHQQVRRCLRFLTQLQREAVTLAYYRGLTYREVAELLALPLGTVKTRLRDGLIRLRDCMGVEA
- a CDS encoding molybdopterin-dependent oxidoreductase; this translates as MPTVTIESASATRRVPACASGLLAGFAALAVAELAAAAVRPEAGPVTAVGGSVVDATPAEVKDWAIRQFGTHDKLVLQLGIVVVLSAFAVALGLLALRHRRAAVTGVLLVGATGAVAALGRPDSVSWTDGLPSAVGAVAGAALLRLLTVRLTVSRGGVPNSPTGGADRDRRGFLMTASAAAAASAGAGVLGRGLGSARGGDALASRAAVRLPAAGSPAASVPAGAALRIPGLKPFTTPNEDFYRVDTALVVPRVDATTWRLRIHGRGVRRPLGVSFQDLLRRELIERDITLTCVSNEVGGPYVGNARWTGVRLAELLREAGVEPPSRGGPADQLVSRSVDGMTLGTPVEEVMDGRDAILAVGMNGRPLPFDHGFPVRMVVPGLYGYVSACKWIEDIELTTFADHDPYWVKREWAPRAPVKTQSRIDTPRPFARPRAGTVMVAGVAWAQHRGIDRVEIRVDDGPWKPADLATEHTTDTWRQWSFPWKATPGSHTLSVRATDRSGRTQPERRTRTVPDGADGRHSVLVTVV
- a CDS encoding fasciclin domain-containing protein yields the protein MYALRFRRTAMAVTAAAVLPLTLSACGGDSGPDTAADKSASSAPAEEQPTPAGAEAAPAGGPFGPACASVPREGAGSFDGMAQDPVATAASNNPALSTLVAAVKKAGLVDTLNNAENITVFAPTDDAFAKIPKADLDKVLADKQMLTDVLTYHVVGRKLTAQQLGSGTYETLQKSTLTTSGSGENYTINDNSKVVCGNVPTANATVHIVDTVLMPDS
- a CDS encoding universal stress protein encodes the protein MAIPLVVGVDGSEASLEAVDWAADEAVRHDVPLLLVHAAAPDHGAADPIGVAADRARKHAPSARLSGEVVHEDPATALLGKGRNAFALVVGRRGLGDLAGLLLGSVSLAVAARADCPVVVVRGRPEHRGVRFRSVVVGVEDGEGSGTAVEFAMREAHVRRCRLVAVHAWSVPFGGLADPPPPAGYGVRTPRRPPAQVLDDALNGPVERYANASVSRRVVEGPARQALLEAASEADLLVVGARRRRGHLGLQLGLINHALLHHAPCPIAVVPQV
- a CDS encoding CBS domain-containing protein, which gives rise to MHHRTVAELMTRQVVRARRDLPFKEIVKLLAENDVTAVPVVDEQDRPMGVVSEGDLLRKSADQADPSGRTAVPQPEAWERAKAEGVRAEELMSAPAVCARPEWNVVEAARLMEVHGIKRLPVVDETDKLRGIVSRGDLLRIFLRRDDAIREEITREVLQQTLGLAPSEVSVDVREGQVALDGSVEFRSLVPIIERLCRSVDGVVSVSTHLTYRTDDAGGTGAGQ
- a CDS encoding pyridoxamine 5'-phosphate oxidase family protein; translation: MRAHLGDQLVIESPAAGGNRRDGEIVGLHHADGTPPYDVRWSDTDEVTLVFPGPDAHVRHLEHPSGATPAPSGPDAGRAGATPARPGPDRAPSPGDVGRRVAAERERQGLTRATVAGRAAMAPQYLAYLEERPADPGLGTLTRLAGALGTSVEALRGGGIDQPPGQGQALLHPELRELGADECRSLLSTHGVGRVALTTLDGPAVVPVNYEVVDDEIAFRTAPGSVPAAAVGSEVAFEVDHLDETAGQGWSVLAVGPARHVTEPDAVRRLADGAHTHPWAGGEREMWVSIRPRRLTGRRIGPAPR